A window of Clostridium taeniosporum genomic DNA:
GATTTAGTAGCTTTTGAAAGATCTGCATCTAACACTACTATATTTTTATTTTCATTTCCCAATTGAGCTAAAGTTGCTCCATATGATTCTCTAGTTGCTCTTTTCATGTATCTTCTCCTCCTACTACTTACTTAATTCAATTATAGCTTCTTCTTTTTGTTCTTTTGATGGTGCCATACCATGCCATGCAACATTATCTTCCATAAAAGATACACCTTTTCCCTTAATTGTGTGAGCTATTATTACTGTAGGCTTTCCTTCTACTTGTCCTGCTTTATTAAAAGCTTCATCTATTTCATCAAAGTTATGACCATCACATTCTATAACACTCCATCCAAAGCTTTTCCATCTATCACTTAATGGATCTACATTCATTATTTCTGATGTTCTACCATCTAATTGAATTCCATTTTTATCAACAATAGCAACTAAGTTATCTAATTTAAATTTAGCCGCTGACATAACGGTTTCCCAGACTATACCTTCTTGTATTTCTCCATCTCCTAATATAACATAAACCTTTTCATTCTTGTTATCCATTTTAGAAGCTAACGCTAATCCACATCCATTTGAAAATCCTTGTCCTAAAGATCCAGTAGAAATTTCAACTCCTGGACATTTTTTAGCATCTGGATGTCCTTGCAAGAATGATCCTAGTTTTCTTAAATTTATTAATTCCTCTCTTTCAAAAAAACCTTTTTTAGCTAATGCAGCATATTGAGCTGGAGCTGCATGACCTTTACTTAATATAAATCTATCTCTGCCTTCTAACTTAGGATTTTTAGAATCTATATTCATCTTTTCAAAATATAAATATGTAATTATATCTATTATAGATAAAGATCCCCCCGGATGTCCTGAACCTGATTCATAAATCATTTCAACAATATCTCTTCTTAATTCTTTTGATATACTTTCCAAATACTGCTTATTCATAGATTTTTACCTCCAATTTTATATTTGAAAAAATGAGGAATTAATTCCTCATTTTTAATATATATTTATTATTTTTGTACTTGTTTTTTATTACTTACTACAGTTAAACCTATCATTATAACAACTATCCCTAATAATGTTGCTGTTAATCCTACTCCTCCAATAAACTCTTGAACTTTTCCAAGGAATATACCAGCTATTCCGAAGTCACCATCTGAAAATGTTGAATTAGCAAAACCCAAATTACCTAATACAGGTAATAACCCTACTGGTAAAAATGATATTATAACTCCATTTACAAATGAACCTATCATAGCTCCTCTTCTACCACCTGTTGCATTACCAAATACTGCTGCTGTAGCTCCTGTGAAAAAATGAGGTACAACACCTGGAATTATTATTACTAATCCTAATATTCCTAATACAAACATTGAAACTATTCCACCTAGGAAAGAGAATATGAATCCTATTAATACAGCATTTGGTGCATATGGAAATACTATAGGACAATCTAGTGCTGGTTTTGAATTAGGAACCAATTTAGTTGAAATTCCTTTAAATGCAGGAACTATTTCATTAAGTACCAATCTAACACCATTTTGTATTAATATAAATCCAGCTGCAAAAGTTAATGCTTGAATCATTGAATAAACTATAAAGTTCTTTCCACCTGATAACTCAGTTTCTACAAATTCTGGCCCTGCTGCTATAGCAACTGCAACATATAATACTAACATTGTAAGTGATATTGAAACTACTGAATCTCTTAAAAAACTTAAAGATTTGGGAACTTTCATTTCTTCTGTTGATTTTGATCCTTTTCCTACTACTTTACCAATTATAGCTGATATAGCATAACCAGTCCCTGAGAAGTGACCTAATGCAACAGAATCATTGCCTGTAATTTTCTTCATAAATGGTTGTAATATTGCTGGTGACAAGATCATTATAAGACCTAATGCTAGTGAACCTGTAAAAATTAAATGAGCTCCACTCATTCCAGCTGAACCTAATATAACTGCTATCATACATGCCATAAATAATGTGTGATGACCAGTTAAGAATATGTATTTATATTTAGTAAATCTTGCTATTAGTATATTTACTAACATACCAAATGTCATAATTAACGCTGTATTTGTTCCAAACTTGTCCATAGCCATTGCAACTACAGCTTCATTATTAGGTATAACTCCTGATATATTAAATCCTGCTTCAAACATAACACCAAATGGTTGTAATGATCCAACAATTACTCCTGCTGATGCTGCTATAACTACAAATCCAACCATTGCTTTTAATGTAGCTTTTACTATAGCATCAGCAGGTTTCTTTTGAAGTATTAATCCAATTAAAACTATAAGACCTATTAATACTGATGGTTCTGACAAAAAATCTACAACAACTTTTAAAATACCCCCCATTGTAATTCCTCCTAAGCTTATTAAATATTTTATTTTAGTAAAGTGGCAGATTAATTACCACTTTACTTGTTTTAAAGACCTATTTTTTCTTGAATTTTTGCTTTTAATTCATCTCTATCCAATAAAGAATCTAAAACTATAAGTTCTGGTAAATGACGTGCACTATCTGCTAAATCTGCTCCTGTTACAAATATGTCTGCATCAGATGCTGTTACATCAGCTAAAGATGTGTGGCCTGCTTCATATTGATCATCTGCTCCTAATTCTCTTAATATATCGGTAATATTCATTTCCACCATAAAACTTGATCCTAAACCTGATCCACAAACTGCCATAATCTTTTTCATAACTAAATTACCTCCTTAATTTCCTTTTCACATTTTGAATTTATTATTACATCTAATTTTTCTTTATTCATACAAACTTCTGCAATTTTTCTTAGTAAATCTAAGTGTGATTCATTATCTTTTGCAGAAAGTGTAAAAAACACATTTATTTCTTTTCCTAAAAAATCTACTGAATTATTAAGTTTTACAATACTAACACCCTCTTTTAAAGTTCCATCTTCTGGTCTTGCATGTGGCATTGCTACTCTGTCAGCTATACAGAAATATGGACCAAGCTCTTCTATCTTTTTTAATATAGAATCATAATATCTCTTTTCAACTATTCCATTTTCCTCTAATATGTCACAAGAAATCTTTATCGCTTCTTTATAATCCTCTACTCTGTCAACAACTTTTACTAGCATTTATGTTACCTCTCCTAAGTTATACTTTTTATTTCATCATAATTTATTGCATTTTTAAATTTATCTATATTATTATCTTTTGTAATTATTTCTAATAAGTTTACTAAATTCATATTCTCAGTCTTATTTGCTAATACAACCATTGCCTTAACTGGAACTTTGTTTTTACTGCCAAATTGTATTTCTGACTTAAGAGTTAATAAGGCCATAGAATTTTCTAAAACATTATCTGGTGTAGCATGAACAAATGCTACTTTAGGTATAAATACCATGTAATTTCCTAGATTTTCTATAACTTTTATTATC
This region includes:
- a CDS encoding PTS sugar transporter subunit IIA; the encoded protein is MLVKVVDRVEDYKEAIKISCDILEENGIVEKRYYDSILKKIEELGPYFCIADRVAMPHARPEDGTLKEGVSIVKLNNSVDFLGKEINVFFTLSAKDNESHLDLLRKIAEVCMNKEKLDVIINSKCEKEIKEVI
- a CDS encoding PTS ascorbate transporter subunit IIC, translating into MGGILKVVVDFLSEPSVLIGLIVLIGLILQKKPADAIVKATLKAMVGFVVIAASAGVIVGSLQPFGVMFEAGFNISGVIPNNEAVVAMAMDKFGTNTALIMTFGMLVNILIARFTKYKYIFLTGHHTLFMACMIAVILGSAGMSGAHLIFTGSLALGLIMILSPAILQPFMKKITGNDSVALGHFSGTGYAISAIIGKVVGKGSKSTEEMKVPKSLSFLRDSVVSISLTMLVLYVAVAIAAGPEFVETELSGGKNFIVYSMIQALTFAAGFILIQNGVRLVLNEIVPAFKGISTKLVPNSKPALDCPIVFPYAPNAVLIGFIFSFLGGIVSMFVLGILGLVIIIPGVVPHFFTGATAAVFGNATGGRRGAMIGSFVNGVIISFLPVGLLPVLGNLGFANSTFSDGDFGIAGIFLGKVQEFIGGVGLTATLLGIVVIMIGLTVVSNKKQVQK
- a CDS encoding PTS sugar transporter subunit IIB — encoded protein: MKKIMAVCGSGLGSSFMVEMNITDILRELGADDQYEAGHTSLADVTASDADIFVTGADLADSARHLPELIVLDSLLDRDELKAKIQEKIGL
- a CDS encoding transketolase; its protein translation is MNKQYLESISKELRRDIVEMIYESGSGHPGGSLSIIDIITYLYFEKMNIDSKNPKLEGRDRFILSKGHAAPAQYAALAKKGFFEREELINLRKLGSFLQGHPDAKKCPGVEISTGSLGQGFSNGCGLALASKMDNKNEKVYVILGDGEIQEGIVWETVMSAAKFKLDNLVAIVDKNGIQLDGRTSEIMNVDPLSDRWKSFGWSVIECDGHNFDEIDEAFNKAGQVEGKPTVIIAHTIKGKGVSFMEDNVAWHGMAPSKEQKEEAIIELSK